Proteins encoded within one genomic window of Chlorobaculum sp. MV4-Y:
- the sucD gene encoding succinate--CoA ligase subunit alpha, translated as MSVLVNKDTRLVVQGITGGEGTFHTSQILEYGTNVVAGVTPGKGGILYNGNEKDQFCRPVPVFDTVKEAVEKAEANATVIFVPAPFAADAIMEAAAAGLKVIICITEGIPVNDMMKAYSYVQEKGAVLVGPNCPGVITPGEAKVGIMPGFIHKKGTIGVVSRSGTLTYEAVHQLTEVGLGQSTCIGIGGDPIIGTRFLDAVKLFAKDDDTEGLVMIGEIGGSAEEEAAEYIRKYFKKPVVGFIAGRTAPPGRRMGHAGAIVSGGKGTAEEKIKAMEAAGIKVVENPADIGEAMLKALGRA; from the coding sequence ATGAGCGTTCTGGTCAATAAAGATACCCGTCTGGTCGTGCAGGGAATCACCGGTGGCGAGGGAACCTTCCACACCTCGCAGATTCTGGAGTATGGCACCAACGTCGTTGCTGGCGTCACTCCCGGCAAAGGCGGTATTCTCTATAATGGCAACGAAAAAGATCAATTCTGCCGCCCGGTTCCGGTGTTCGACACCGTGAAGGAGGCTGTCGAAAAGGCCGAAGCCAACGCGACGGTGATCTTCGTGCCCGCGCCGTTCGCCGCTGACGCCATCATGGAGGCTGCTGCCGCCGGTTTGAAGGTGATCATCTGCATCACCGAAGGCATTCCGGTCAATGACATGATGAAAGCCTACAGCTACGTGCAGGAGAAGGGCGCAGTGCTGGTCGGTCCGAACTGCCCCGGCGTCATCACCCCCGGCGAAGCCAAAGTCGGCATCATGCCCGGTTTTATCCACAAGAAGGGCACCATCGGCGTCGTTTCGCGCAGTGGCACCCTGACCTACGAAGCGGTGCACCAGCTCACCGAAGTCGGCCTCGGCCAGTCCACCTGCATCGGCATTGGCGGTGACCCGATCATCGGCACCCGCTTTCTCGACGCCGTCAAGCTCTTCGCCAAGGATGACGACACCGAAGGCCTCGTCATGATCGGCGAAATCGGCGGCAGCGCCGAAGAAGAGGCTGCCGAGTACATCAGGAAATATTTCAAGAAGCCGGTCGTTGGCTTCATCGCAGGCCGCACTGCCCCTCCCGGTCGCCGCATGGGCCACGCCGGAGCTATCGTCTCCGGAGGCAAAGGCACCGCCGAAGAGAAGATCAAAGCAATGGAAGCAGCAGGCATCAAGGTTGTCGAAAACCCCGCCGACATCGGCGAAGCAATGCTGAAGGCGCTCGGCAGAGCTTGA
- a CDS encoding Spy/CpxP family protein refolding chaperone, translating into MDFLSSKRFVTTALVLLAILNVTLLGVLWWQNFVSSSYRSVEITRFYSGTSPHGGSKLDLTDQQKTAFRKLRQEHFRKTMPAVQKIIEFKEEMISEAVKPNPDQTKIAAIADSLGKRQSWLEKALALHFHELAALCTPAQRDSLEKLLSNIYTVRYQKMSSWRGRPHREDREDNHRGSIPPSVSEP; encoded by the coding sequence ATGGACTTTCTCTCTTCCAAGCGCTTCGTCACAACAGCCCTTGTGCTTTTGGCCATTCTTAACGTCACGTTGCTGGGTGTCCTCTGGTGGCAAAACTTTGTCAGCAGCAGTTACCGTTCGGTTGAAATCACCCGATTCTATAGCGGAACCAGCCCGCATGGGGGGAGCAAACTGGATCTGACTGATCAGCAAAAAACGGCATTCAGAAAGCTTCGACAGGAACATTTCCGCAAGACCATGCCCGCTGTGCAGAAGATTATCGAATTCAAAGAAGAGATGATCTCCGAAGCGGTCAAGCCAAATCCCGACCAGACCAAAATCGCCGCTATCGCCGACAGCCTCGGCAAGCGACAGAGCTGGCTCGAAAAGGCTCTCGCCCTCCATTTCCACGAACTTGCCGCGCTCTGCACACCGGCCCAGCGAGATTCTCTGGAAAAGCTGCTCAGCAATATCTACACCGTCAGGTACCAGAAAATGAGTTCATGGAGAGGCCGACCCCATCGGGAAGATCGGGAAGACAATCATCGAGGCTCAATCCCTCCATCAGTTTCTGAACCCTGA
- a CDS encoding nitrilase-related carbon-nitrogen hydrolase: MMRLVTVQFTPRLGERQANLEAIRKLLDPVHADIVVLPELCTSGYFFVSREELAPLAEAPGGMACAFFQRLADEKRSIIIAGMPEVAGERFYNSVFVFRPGIVEPLVYRKSHLFYKERFVFEPGDTGFPVIRDERLDISIGIMLCYDWRFPEVSRVLALDGADLIACPSNLVTDAWKKVMPARAIENKLYVAVANRCGTETRGDETLLFKGCSAVYDPQGEIVTLADAEVDRVLLAEIDPKPCRDKSFNEFNDIFADRRPELYGAICRPRR; this comes from the coding sequence ATGATGCGCCTCGTTACCGTCCAGTTCACGCCACGTCTCGGGGAACGCCAGGCGAATCTCGAAGCGATCCGGAAGCTGCTCGATCCGGTGCATGCGGACATCGTTGTTTTGCCCGAGCTGTGCACGAGCGGCTATTTTTTCGTTTCGCGCGAAGAGCTTGCGCCGCTCGCCGAAGCGCCGGGCGGCATGGCGTGTGCTTTTTTCCAGCGCCTCGCCGATGAAAAGCGGTCGATCATCATCGCCGGTATGCCGGAGGTGGCGGGAGAGCGTTTCTACAATTCGGTGTTTGTGTTCCGGCCCGGCATTGTCGAACCGCTCGTCTATCGAAAGTCGCATCTCTTCTACAAGGAGCGGTTCGTGTTCGAGCCGGGCGATACCGGCTTTCCGGTCATCCGCGACGAACGTCTCGACATTTCCATCGGCATCATGCTTTGCTATGACTGGCGTTTTCCCGAAGTGTCGCGCGTGCTGGCGCTTGACGGGGCCGACCTCATTGCCTGTCCGTCCAATCTCGTCACCGATGCGTGGAAGAAGGTGATGCCCGCTCGCGCTATCGAGAACAAGCTGTACGTCGCCGTGGCCAATCGGTGCGGTACTGAAACGAGGGGTGATGAGACGCTGCTGTTCAAGGGATGTTCGGCGGTGTATGATCCGCAGGGCGAGATAGTTACGCTTGCTGATGCTGAAGTCGACCGGGTGCTGCTGGCGGAGATCGATCCCAAGCCATGCCGCGACAAAAGCTTCAACGAATTCAACGACATTTTCGCCGACCGGCGTCCCGAGTTGTACGGCGCGATCTGTCGTCCCCGCCGTTGA
- a CDS encoding lipopolysaccharide biosynthesis protein: MFSKLKLLAKDTVIYGASTILARSLNYVLVPLYANKLTTFDNGIQAVVYANIALANVIFTYGLETSYLKVASDAIKRNEDERSLFSTAFFSLFVTSILFSALMLLFAPSIAVAIGLASSSGIYIQYAAAILFLDTLLVVPFAELRLKRKAIPFALAKVMGVVGGVISTFVLILGLHAGLSGVFIGEALGSVVSLLFILPVFKNLKPTFSPGMYRQLLGIGLPYVPTGIAGLLIHLIDRNLLIRISQQDIDRLYGAGFQASDITGIYGRVAAFGVALQMFIQIFRFAWQPFFLQHADDPEAKPLFKQVMNLSGIAVIVLAVACTFFVPDLVRYHWGGKLYLLPPKYWMGMSILPWIFFSYVFDMISTNLSAGILITGKTKYLPVVTFAGAAVTTVGCWILIPLGGMDGAAVAILFGTAVMCLCMGWYSVRFYPINYDWGRLSLLLGAGLAFAVWHDDLLVWLAGFGISGLLAMMVKLLIVLLYLALGVLIFRNEASAVVRMVKRKLRPAGGSGTR, encoded by the coding sequence ATGTTCTCCAAACTCAAGCTTCTCGCGAAGGATACGGTCATCTACGGCGCGAGCACCATTCTGGCCCGCAGTCTTAACTATGTTCTCGTTCCGCTTTACGCCAACAAGCTGACCACCTTCGATAATGGTATCCAGGCGGTGGTTTACGCCAACATCGCCCTGGCGAACGTCATTTTCACCTACGGTCTCGAAACCTCCTACCTGAAGGTCGCCTCCGACGCCATCAAACGGAACGAGGACGAACGCTCGCTGTTTTCGACCGCTTTCTTCAGTCTCTTTGTTACATCGATCCTTTTTTCGGCGCTGATGCTGCTCTTTGCGCCGTCGATTGCCGTAGCCATCGGCCTCGCGTCCAGTTCGGGCATCTACATACAATACGCCGCCGCGATTCTTTTTCTCGATACGCTGCTCGTCGTACCGTTTGCCGAACTGCGGCTGAAACGCAAGGCGATTCCGTTCGCGCTCGCCAAGGTGATGGGCGTGGTTGGCGGCGTGATCAGTACCTTCGTGCTCATTCTCGGACTTCATGCGGGTCTCTCCGGCGTGTTCATCGGCGAGGCGCTCGGTTCGGTGGTGAGCCTGCTTTTCATTCTGCCGGTATTCAAAAATCTCAAACCCACTTTCTCGCCCGGCATGTACCGGCAGTTGCTCGGCATCGGTCTGCCCTACGTGCCGACTGGCATCGCAGGTCTGCTCATCCACCTGATCGACCGGAACCTCCTGATCCGCATTTCGCAGCAGGATATCGACCGGCTGTACGGCGCGGGTTTCCAGGCTTCGGATATTACCGGTATCTACGGGCGGGTGGCGGCATTTGGTGTGGCGCTCCAGATGTTCATCCAGATTTTCCGCTTCGCATGGCAGCCCTTTTTTCTGCAACATGCCGACGATCCAGAAGCCAAGCCGCTCTTCAAGCAGGTGATGAACCTTTCGGGGATTGCGGTGATCGTGCTCGCCGTGGCCTGCACCTTTTTCGTGCCCGATCTGGTGCGCTACCACTGGGGCGGCAAGCTTTATCTTCTGCCGCCGAAATACTGGATGGGCATGTCGATTCTGCCGTGGATCTTTTTCAGCTACGTATTTGACATGATTTCGACCAACCTGTCGGCAGGTATTCTGATTACCGGAAAGACCAAATATCTGCCCGTGGTGACCTTCGCCGGTGCCGCAGTGACGACCGTCGGGTGCTGGATTCTGATTCCGCTTGGCGGCATGGATGGTGCGGCGGTGGCTATCTTGTTCGGCACGGCGGTGATGTGCCTCTGCATGGGGTGGTACTCGGTGAGGTTTTATCCGATCAACTATGACTGGGGCCGTTTGTCACTCTTGCTCGGTGCCGGGCTGGCGTTCGCAGTATGGCATGACGACCTGCTCGTCTGGCTTGCCGGCTTCGGGATCAGCGGCCTGCTCGCGATGATGGTGAAACTGCTGATTGTACTGCTTTATCTGGCTCTCGGCGTGCTCATTTTCCGCAACGAGGCGTCGGCTGTCGTGAGGATGGTAAAGAGAAAATTGCGTCCGGCGGGAGGTTCCGGTACTCGATGA
- the gatA gene encoding Asp-tRNA(Asn)/Glu-tRNA(Gln) amidotransferase subunit GatA, with protein MQFHGYEDLRSRLLSGELTCEQVISDYLQRIDSRRDDNIFTVVFHNEAMVRARELDGKLQRGQAPGVLFGMPIAIKDNIAMKGAPLSCASKILAGYESVYDATVIERMHAEDAIFVGRTNMDEFAMGSSNENSAIGPVPNPYDKTRVPGGSSGGSAAAVANDLAMVALGSDTGGSVRQPAGFCNIIGLKPTYGRISRYGLVAFASSFDQIGLLAANCDDAALVLGVIAGKDEHDATSSHHDVPEYDATMDHVSVEGLRIGVPRAFFPESLNADVAGVVKAGLKKLEDAGAELVEIDLPESDYAIAAYYILVTAEASSNLARFDGARYGYRSPDSPDLSSMYVNSRTEGFGAEVKRRIMLGTYVLSAGYYDTYYKKAQQVRRVFQDKYREAFEKVDVIFGPTSPFPPFGIGDKMDNPLEMYLADVFTVPASIVGMPAISVPVGFDSLGLPVGVHLICNFFEEGKMLGIARHLQTLCQTVPSN; from the coding sequence GTGCAGTTTCATGGTTACGAGGACCTCAGGTCCAGGCTGCTCTCAGGTGAGCTAACCTGTGAGCAGGTGATTTCAGATTATTTACAGCGCATCGATTCCCGCCGCGACGACAATATTTTTACCGTTGTGTTTCACAACGAGGCAATGGTTCGTGCTCGCGAGCTTGACGGCAAGCTTCAGCGCGGCCAGGCCCCCGGGGTGCTTTTCGGTATGCCGATTGCCATCAAGGACAACATCGCCATGAAGGGTGCGCCTCTGTCGTGTGCCTCGAAGATTCTCGCTGGTTACGAAAGCGTTTATGACGCCACGGTGATCGAGCGGATGCATGCCGAGGATGCCATTTTTGTCGGACGCACCAACATGGACGAGTTCGCGATGGGCAGTTCCAACGAGAACTCTGCTATCGGTCCGGTGCCGAATCCCTACGATAAAACCCGCGTGCCCGGCGGCAGCTCCGGCGGCTCGGCGGCGGCGGTGGCCAATGATCTCGCCATGGTAGCGCTCGGCTCTGATACCGGCGGTTCGGTTCGCCAGCCCGCAGGTTTCTGCAACATCATTGGTCTCAAACCAACTTACGGCCGCATCTCGCGTTACGGCCTCGTCGCCTTCGCCTCGTCGTTCGACCAGATCGGCCTGCTCGCCGCGAACTGTGACGATGCGGCGCTCGTGCTTGGCGTCATCGCCGGAAAGGACGAGCATGATGCAACCTCGTCGCACCACGACGTGCCGGAGTACGACGCCACGATGGATCACGTCTCCGTCGAGGGACTGCGCATCGGTGTGCCGCGCGCGTTTTTTCCCGAGAGCCTCAATGCCGACGTGGCCGGAGTGGTCAAGGCGGGTCTGAAAAAGCTCGAAGATGCTGGCGCTGAGCTGGTCGAGATCGACCTGCCTGAAAGCGACTACGCCATCGCAGCCTACTACATTCTCGTCACCGCCGAGGCTTCCTCGAACCTCGCACGGTTCGACGGTGCGCGCTACGGCTACCGTTCGCCCGACTCGCCTGACCTTTCGAGCATGTACGTCAACTCGCGCACCGAGGGATTCGGCGCGGAGGTCAAGCGTCGCATCATGCTGGGTACCTACGTGCTTTCGGCGGGCTACTACGATACCTACTACAAAAAAGCGCAGCAGGTGCGCCGCGTCTTCCAGGACAAGTATCGCGAAGCGTTCGAGAAGGTCGATGTGATCTTCGGGCCGACCTCACCCTTTCCGCCTTTCGGTATTGGCGACAAGATGGACAATCCGCTCGAAATGTACCTGGCCGACGTTTTCACCGTTCCGGCCAGCATCGTGGGAATGCCCGCCATCAGCGTGCCGGTCGGCTTCGACAGCCTCGGCCTGCCAGTTGGCGTTCATCTGATTTGCAACTTTTTCGAGGAGGGCAAGATGCTCGGCATCGCCCGCCATCTCCAGACCTTGTGTCAGACAGTTCCGTCCAACTGA
- a CDS encoding isoprenyl transferase — protein sequence MPQWFTSKSDPEDTRIQETLKSSCVLPRHISIIMDGNGRWAKIKGKSRIAGHVAGVESVRDVVEASSQLGIENLTLFTFSIENWKRPKPEISALMKLLIKVLRKEAVKLLENDIRLEVIGDMEMIPDDVHKTLDETIELTRKNRGMAMTIALSYSGKWDITQACQHIARQVKQGSLDPETIDENLFASYLSTESMPDPDLLIRTSGEYRISNFMLWQNAYSEIIFSNTLWPDFRRNELYEAIREFQKRERRFGKTSEQLKTNEVE from the coding sequence ATGCCCCAGTGGTTCACATCGAAATCTGATCCTGAAGATACCCGAATCCAGGAAACGCTGAAATCATCCTGCGTGCTTCCCCGGCATATCAGCATCATCATGGACGGAAACGGCCGATGGGCGAAAATCAAAGGCAAGTCGCGCATTGCAGGCCATGTGGCTGGTGTTGAATCGGTGAGAGATGTGGTCGAGGCATCTTCTCAACTCGGCATCGAAAACCTGACGCTGTTCACCTTTTCGATCGAGAACTGGAAAAGACCGAAACCTGAAATTTCGGCCCTGATGAAGCTGCTCATCAAGGTGCTCAGAAAAGAGGCCGTGAAACTGCTTGAAAACGATATCCGATTGGAGGTTATCGGAGATATGGAGATGATCCCCGATGACGTGCACAAGACACTCGATGAAACCATAGAGCTGACCAGAAAAAACCGAGGCATGGCCATGACCATCGCCCTGAGCTATAGCGGAAAATGGGATATCACCCAGGCGTGTCAGCACATCGCCCGTCAGGTAAAACAGGGTTCGCTCGACCCCGAAACCATAGATGAAAATCTATTTGCTTCGTATCTTTCAACCGAATCAATGCCCGATCCTGATCTGCTGATACGAACCAGCGGTGAGTACCGCATCAGCAACTTTATGCTCTGGCAAAACGCCTATTCCGAAATCATTTTCAGTAACACCCTTTGGCCCGATTTCCGGCGCAACGAGTTGTATGAAGCCATCCGGGAGTTTCAAAAACGCGAACGACGGTTTGGCAAGACCAGCGAGCAACTGAAAACCAATGAAGTAGAATAA
- the bamA gene encoding outer membrane protein assembly factor BamA yields the protein MKTTPFPPDRLSALLIVLALLNIPSSSVFAKAKPSAPANSSVTARPAAAAIQETRTLTVREITFSGLQTIKESELLKSLPIKINDQITVPGQEIPGVLQYLWNLQYFSNIQIEQTDLGGGNIKLTFVVTELPLLQSVEFQGNHKFKTKELLNTANLNPGQRISNQELLNAENRIEKQYAAKGYLTAGAEYRLQNTGENKVKAIFTIHEGSKVVIEKIRFHGNTAFKEGKLRGVLKETTQNSWWRKIFGQPKLDKDKFEEDKNLLVEFYRDNGYRDARIVKDTVTYTDDKKGLILDIYVEEGPKYHIRNITWIGNTKDFATTQILNTTFGVKNGDLYSAKKINERLNYSQDHSDVSSLYLDRGYLSFRAQLEEQVVQPNQVDLVITLTEGDPYTLNIINIKGNTKTKDHVIRRELYTVPGDTFSRKNVVRSIRELSMLNYFDPETLTPDIQPNQKNDTVDLTYNVTERQTDTFNAAIGYSASSGGTGSLGLTFNNFSFGDLFHPSAYRPLPHGDGQRLAVQWQFGSNNYRTLSLSASDPWAFGTHTSLGFTAFKTKQSYDLTNNGVSDATKTINQYGANITIGRRLTWPDDYFAISWRLSYLHTKGGFVSFLNETDAPEEAEEFSITQTISRNSIDNPIYPRHGSKSVFTAQLAGGVLPGTINFYKLIGTTSWFFPVSKDLIVNVSAQQGYLDTFSKDDYIPYTNYFYMGGSGMSSLPTIPLRGYPDHSLGQKFDGETDLYGGRIYSKFTTELRYPLTLSPSASIYALVFAEAGNLWADASTFDLTDLKKSAGIGLRLYLPIIGQIGIDYGYGFDSAPSEPDKKSQGWNFTFSFGQPND from the coding sequence ATGAAAACGACACCATTTCCACCAGACAGGTTATCAGCACTCCTGATTGTTCTGGCTCTGCTCAACATCCCCTCATCTTCGGTTTTTGCCAAGGCAAAGCCTTCGGCTCCGGCAAACAGCTCCGTTACAGCGCGTCCGGCAGCAGCCGCCATACAGGAAACCCGCACGCTCACCGTCCGCGAAATCACCTTCAGCGGACTTCAGACCATCAAGGAGTCTGAATTGCTCAAAAGCCTGCCCATCAAAATCAATGACCAGATTACTGTCCCGGGTCAGGAGATTCCCGGCGTGCTGCAATACCTTTGGAACCTGCAATATTTCAGCAATATCCAGATCGAACAGACCGATCTTGGCGGTGGCAACATCAAGCTGACCTTTGTCGTCACCGAGCTCCCTCTCCTCCAAAGCGTCGAGTTCCAGGGCAATCACAAATTCAAAACAAAGGAGTTGCTGAACACCGCCAATCTGAACCCCGGACAACGGATAAGCAACCAGGAGCTTTTGAACGCCGAGAACAGAATCGAAAAGCAGTATGCAGCGAAAGGCTATCTGACAGCAGGCGCGGAGTATCGACTCCAGAATACCGGCGAGAACAAAGTCAAAGCGATCTTTACCATTCACGAAGGCAGCAAGGTTGTCATCGAAAAAATCAGATTCCACGGCAATACAGCGTTCAAAGAGGGCAAACTCCGGGGTGTGCTCAAAGAGACCACGCAGAACTCATGGTGGCGAAAAATTTTCGGGCAGCCCAAACTCGACAAGGACAAGTTCGAAGAGGACAAGAACCTGTTGGTTGAATTTTATCGCGACAATGGCTATCGCGACGCACGCATAGTCAAGGACACAGTCACCTACACCGATGACAAAAAAGGGCTTATCCTCGATATTTACGTCGAAGAGGGGCCAAAATATCATATCAGGAACATCACCTGGATCGGCAACACCAAGGATTTCGCCACGACCCAGATACTCAATACCACATTCGGCGTCAAAAACGGTGACCTGTACAGTGCAAAAAAGATCAACGAACGGTTGAACTACTCCCAGGATCATTCCGATGTCAGTTCACTGTACCTCGACCGGGGATACCTCTCATTCAGAGCACAACTCGAAGAACAGGTGGTGCAGCCAAATCAGGTCGATCTGGTCATCACCCTGACAGAAGGCGACCCTTACACGCTGAACATCATCAACATCAAGGGAAATACCAAAACGAAGGATCACGTTATCCGGCGGGAACTCTATACTGTTCCGGGCGACACCTTCAGCCGGAAGAACGTCGTCAGAAGCATCAGGGAGCTCTCGATGCTCAACTATTTCGACCCTGAAACCCTGACACCGGACATCCAGCCAAACCAGAAAAACGATACGGTCGATCTGACCTATAATGTGACAGAACGACAGACCGATACCTTCAACGCCGCCATCGGCTACAGCGCTTCGAGCGGTGGCACCGGATCTCTTGGTCTGACCTTCAACAACTTCTCGTTCGGAGACCTCTTTCATCCGTCGGCATACCGGCCACTGCCCCACGGCGACGGACAGAGACTCGCCGTGCAATGGCAGTTCGGCTCCAACAACTACCGGACCCTTTCGCTGTCAGCAAGCGATCCGTGGGCGTTCGGCACCCATACCTCCCTGGGGTTCACCGCATTCAAAACCAAGCAGAGCTACGATCTGACTAATAATGGAGTCAGTGACGCCACGAAAACAATCAACCAGTACGGCGCTAACATCACCATCGGAAGAAGACTCACCTGGCCAGACGACTATTTCGCTATCAGCTGGCGACTGAGCTACCTGCATACCAAAGGCGGCTTCGTCAGCTTCCTCAACGAGACAGATGCGCCTGAGGAGGCCGAGGAGTTCTCAATAACCCAGACAATCAGCAGAAACAGTATCGACAACCCGATCTATCCGCGGCATGGAAGCAAGAGCGTCTTTACTGCCCAGTTGGCTGGAGGTGTGCTACCCGGAACGATCAACTTCTACAAACTGATCGGAACAACAAGCTGGTTTTTCCCGGTATCGAAAGACCTGATCGTCAACGTATCCGCACAGCAGGGTTACCTCGACACCTTCAGCAAAGATGACTATATCCCCTACACGAACTACTTCTATATGGGCGGCAGTGGTATGTCGTCCCTGCCGACCATCCCGCTCCGTGGCTATCCTGACCACAGCCTCGGTCAGAAGTTCGATGGTGAAACCGATCTGTACGGAGGCAGAATCTATTCTAAATTCACCACCGAGCTTCGCTACCCGCTTACGCTCAGTCCTTCGGCGAGCATCTATGCCCTGGTTTTTGCAGAAGCGGGCAATCTCTGGGCTGATGCATCAACCTTCGACCTGACCGATCTGAAAAAATCAGCCGGTATCGGTCTGAGGCTCTACCTGCCTATCATCGGCCAGATCGGTATCGACTACGGTTACGGGTTTGACTCCGCTCCATCAGAACCGGATAAAAAGTCTCAAGGCTGGAACTTCACCTTCTCGTTCGGTCAGCCCAACGACTGA
- a CDS encoding DUF4405 domain-containing protein, which yields MTVQQHFKWRVFISTGLVLIFLVMLISGIVRFVSPPERVANWTDWNIFCLTKKGW from the coding sequence ATGACTGTCCAGCAACATTTCAAGTGGCGTGTCTTCATCAGCACAGGGCTGGTGCTGATCTTTCTCGTGATGCTCATCTCAGGCATCGTACGCTTTGTCTCTCCACCAGAAAGGGTGGCAAACTGGACTGACTGGAATATCTTTTGCCTGACCAAAAAAGGGTGGTAG
- a CDS encoding SIS domain-containing protein: MSERLDENFSRAVELMLACTGKIIISGMGKSGIIGQKIAATLSSTGTTAIFLHPAEAAHGDLGVVSEGDTVICLSKSGMTEELNFILPALRERKATIIAFTGNPRSYLAMNADVVLDTGVDQEACPYDLAPTSSTTAMLAMGDALAICLMKKKNFTDQEFALTHPKGSLGKQLTMRVSDVMAQGEALPVVSESATISDLILEMTSKRYGVSGIVDAEGRLTGIFTDGDLRRLVQTGKSFLDKKASEVMTPNPKTVSTDMKAKACLELLETHRITQLMVCDEKRCPVGIVHIHDLVTLGL, encoded by the coding sequence ATGAGCGAGCGGCTGGACGAGAACTTTTCCAGAGCAGTTGAACTGATGCTCGCCTGCACAGGCAAGATCATCATCTCCGGCATGGGCAAATCGGGCATTATCGGCCAGAAGATCGCGGCAACGCTCTCATCGACCGGCACCACGGCCATTTTCCTCCATCCGGCGGAAGCGGCGCACGGCGACCTCGGCGTGGTTTCGGAGGGCGACACGGTCATCTGCCTCTCCAAAAGCGGCATGACCGAAGAGCTGAACTTCATCCTCCCGGCGCTCCGGGAGCGGAAGGCGACCATCATCGCCTTCACCGGCAACCCTCGCTCCTACCTCGCGATGAACGCCGACGTGGTGCTCGACACCGGCGTCGATCAGGAGGCGTGTCCATACGACCTCGCGCCAACCAGCTCAACCACGGCGATGCTCGCGATGGGCGACGCGCTGGCGATCTGCCTCATGAAAAAGAAAAACTTCACCGACCAGGAGTTCGCCCTCACCCACCCAAAAGGCTCGCTCGGCAAGCAGTTGACGATGCGAGTCAGCGACGTAATGGCACAGGGAGAGGCGCTACCCGTCGTCAGCGAGAGTGCGACCATCTCGGACCTCATCCTCGAAATGACCTCCAAACGCTACGGCGTCAGCGGCATCGTGGATGCGGAGGGCCGACTGACCGGCATCTTCACCGACGGCGACTTGCGGCGACTGGTGCAGACCGGCAAATCATTCCTCGACAAGAAGGCCTCAGAGGTGATGACCCCCAACCCGAAAACCGTCTCAACCGACATGAAGGCCAAAGCCTGCCTCGAACTTCTCGAAACCCACCGCATCACCCAGCTCATGGTGTGCGATGAAAAGCGGTGTCCGGTGGGGATAGTTCACATCCACGATCTGGTGACACTGGGGTTGTAG